Proteins co-encoded in one Streptomyces sp. JH34 genomic window:
- a CDS encoding alpha/beta hydrolase, translated as MSATRQPTGTVKPTVVSSDGTPIAFEQSGSGPTVILVSSALADRSDTKKLAGLLAPHFTVVNYDRRGRGASGNNADYTVRREIDDIAALIEHAGGIASVFGSSSGAVLALRAAAAGLNIKRLALYEPPFAVAPSDFGPPRDFARHIDGLIAEDRRSEAVKTFMTKAQGMPAFMVGSMRLMPGVWSNLKAMAHTLPYDIAVMGDTQQGKPLTSEMWSPATAPTLVMTGSKSPDGFQSAARAVMEVLPDADHHTLQGLNHGAVVMAPRKLAPKLIEFLQG; from the coding sequence ATGTCAGCAACTCGCCAGCCGACGGGCACCGTGAAGCCGACGGTTGTCTCGAGCGACGGCACCCCCATCGCGTTCGAGCAGTCCGGCAGCGGGCCTACGGTAATCCTGGTGTCCTCGGCGCTGGCTGACCGCTCCGACACCAAGAAACTCGCCGGCCTCCTCGCCCCGCACTTCACCGTCGTCAACTATGACCGCCGCGGCCGGGGCGCCAGCGGCAACAACGCCGACTACACGGTGCGGCGCGAGATCGACGACATCGCGGCGCTGATCGAGCATGCAGGCGGTATTGCCTCGGTGTTCGGCAGTTCGTCCGGTGCGGTACTCGCCCTGCGCGCCGCCGCGGCCGGCCTGAACATCAAGCGGCTCGCGCTCTACGAGCCGCCCTTCGCCGTCGCACCCAGCGACTTCGGACCGCCGCGGGACTTCGCACGGCACATCGACGGCCTGATCGCCGAGGACCGGCGCAGCGAGGCGGTCAAGACCTTCATGACCAAGGCCCAGGGCATGCCCGCGTTCATGGTCGGATCGATGCGGCTGATGCCCGGAGTGTGGTCGAACCTCAAGGCAATGGCCCATACCCTGCCCTACGACATCGCGGTCATGGGCGACACCCAGCAGGGCAAACCCCTCACCTCCGAGATGTGGTCGCCCGCGACTGCACCGACCCTCGTCATGACCGGCTCCAAGAGCCCAGACGGCTTCCAGAGCGCCGCGCGAGCGGTCATGGAGGTGCTGCCCGACGCCGACCATCACACGCTCCAGGGCCTCAATCACGGAGCGGTGGTCATGGCGCCCAGGAAACTCGCGCCGAAGCTCATTGAGTTCCTTCAAGGCTGA
- a CDS encoding alpha/beta hydrolase — protein sequence MSDTVEPVQPVLEPAAAAFAAATANPPYLFDLPPAEGRKAVDEVQSGEIDKPAVDEEWITVPGGPTGSVRARIVRPAGAEGTLPVIIYIHGAGWVFGNAHTHDRLVRELAVGAGAAVVFPEYDLSPDARYPVAIEQNYAVAQWVVQQGASKYLDGSRLAVAGDSVGGNMSAALTLMAKERGDVPLVQQVLFYPVTDAAFDTGSYHQFATGYFLRRDGMQWFWDQYTTDEAQRAEITASPLRATTEQLTALPPALVITGEADVLRDEGEAYAAKLREAGVPTTAVRFQGVIHDFVMLNALRETHAAATAITLAVDTLRAALHTA from the coding sequence ATGTCCGACACTGTCGAGCCCGTTCAGCCGGTGCTGGAACCCGCAGCAGCTGCCTTCGCGGCGGCGACCGCCAATCCGCCGTACCTGTTCGACCTGCCCCCGGCGGAGGGACGCAAGGCCGTCGACGAGGTGCAGTCCGGTGAGATCGACAAGCCCGCGGTCGACGAGGAGTGGATCACCGTTCCGGGCGGGCCGACGGGCAGTGTCCGCGCGCGGATCGTCAGGCCCGCCGGTGCAGAGGGCACTCTCCCGGTGATCATCTACATCCACGGTGCGGGCTGGGTGTTCGGTAACGCCCACACCCACGACCGTCTGGTGCGGGAACTCGCCGTCGGCGCGGGTGCCGCCGTGGTCTTCCCCGAGTACGACCTGTCGCCCGACGCCCGCTACCCGGTCGCCATCGAGCAGAACTACGCGGTGGCCCAGTGGGTCGTCCAGCAGGGTGCCTCCAAGTACCTGGACGGCTCGCGGCTGGCCGTGGCTGGGGACTCCGTCGGCGGCAACATGAGCGCCGCCCTGACTCTGATGGCGAAGGAACGCGGCGACGTACCTCTCGTCCAGCAGGTGCTGTTCTACCCGGTTACCGACGCGGCCTTCGACACCGGCTCCTACCACCAGTTCGCTACCGGCTATTTCCTGCGCCGCGACGGCATGCAGTGGTTCTGGGACCAGTACACGACCGACGAGGCGCAGCGCGCCGAGATCACCGCGTCTCCGCTGCGTGCCACCACCGAGCAGCTCACCGCACTGCCCCCGGCCCTGGTCATCACCGGCGAGGCCGACGTCCTGCGCGACGAGGGCGAGGCGTACGCGGCCAAGCTCCGTGAGGCCGGCGTGCCCACCACCGCCGTGCGGTTCCAGGGCGTCATCCACGACTTCGTGATGCTCAACGCCCTGCGCGAGACCCACGCAGCAGCGACCGCCATCACGCTGGCCGTCGACACCCTGCGCGCCGCCCTTCACACCGCCTGA